One stretch of Amycolatopsis tolypomycina DNA includes these proteins:
- a CDS encoding DUF4209 domain-containing protein, whose product MSSTTAEESDFDLSRERITELAALADAAAAEAKRGWYEISSALTDKRGAADVDAIAIAFDYRLQERIDGNSNPVFHAAQLTPLAELPTSVADLWANVVGATASVPVRARLHDLLFTLGRQPKHKHADQACRAYLEVGAGNWGSLYRVRALARALDIARQMNRNDLADDAMKQIIANARESLDGVEWQPGVSLRLIGRLAEEKNPPTGVDDLLVEARARYAGDPYIEVDAAMLQRRLAKGDKDALGRIDREVVGIWTKAAEASTGLQRLGHLTKAVDYARDHGQTGLLAAATTALQAIGIDDLGMQTFRVPVEIPDEKISKWIGYFTQGDDWRVCIARFENGEHGTPPTGRTAENRSQMAKDTSLYSMIPHSKIGGDGLPRWEPQNEDDQEEQRLSDVEMFRMQLCAPLLAKALHEIGVVHHPIREEVEEFFAERIFLPPDIPRVLADALTRYWRRDYEACAYLLAPKIETMLRVLARAIDEPVYLTQRKNTPGKYVGLGTLISTLGKHGLDESWGRYLSTLLAGPTGWNLRNELAHGFVDEVSAPMAALLIQATLYVANLAPRGRAAADARGRIGAPLEACMQTGRGLRPFESTGQLATTRRRGGLGAGRTQSRP is encoded by the coding sequence ATGTCCAGCACGACAGCGGAAGAGTCTGATTTCGATCTTTCCCGGGAGAGGATCACGGAACTCGCCGCACTCGCGGATGCCGCTGCCGCGGAAGCGAAGCGCGGCTGGTACGAGATCTCCTCCGCGCTCACGGACAAGCGCGGCGCAGCGGACGTCGACGCCATCGCGATCGCCTTCGACTACCGCCTGCAGGAGCGCATCGACGGGAACAGCAACCCCGTGTTCCACGCCGCACAGCTGACGCCTCTTGCGGAGCTGCCGACGTCCGTTGCGGACCTATGGGCGAACGTCGTGGGCGCCACCGCGTCGGTGCCGGTTCGCGCGCGCCTGCACGATCTCCTCTTCACCCTCGGCAGGCAGCCCAAGCACAAGCACGCCGACCAAGCCTGCCGGGCCTACCTGGAAGTGGGCGCGGGGAACTGGGGTTCGCTGTACCGCGTACGCGCCCTGGCCCGCGCGCTCGACATCGCCCGGCAGATGAACCGCAACGACCTTGCGGACGACGCGATGAAGCAGATCATCGCTAACGCCCGGGAGTCCCTCGACGGCGTTGAATGGCAGCCCGGCGTATCCCTGCGTCTGATCGGCCGCCTCGCCGAGGAGAAGAACCCGCCGACCGGTGTCGACGATCTCCTGGTGGAGGCGCGAGCACGTTACGCCGGAGACCCCTACATCGAGGTCGACGCGGCTATGTTGCAGCGCCGCCTCGCGAAGGGCGACAAGGACGCACTGGGGCGGATCGACCGGGAGGTCGTCGGGATCTGGACGAAGGCCGCAGAGGCGTCGACCGGGCTCCAGAGGCTGGGACATCTCACCAAGGCGGTCGACTATGCCAGAGACCACGGGCAGACCGGCCTACTCGCCGCGGCCACCACCGCCCTGCAGGCGATCGGCATCGATGACCTGGGGATGCAGACGTTCCGTGTCCCCGTCGAGATTCCCGACGAGAAGATCAGCAAGTGGATCGGCTACTTCACCCAGGGCGATGACTGGCGCGTATGTATCGCGCGGTTCGAGAACGGCGAGCACGGGACGCCTCCAACCGGCCGAACCGCGGAGAACCGCTCCCAGATGGCCAAGGACACCTCGCTGTACTCGATGATTCCGCACTCGAAGATCGGTGGTGACGGGCTCCCGCGGTGGGAACCGCAGAACGAGGACGACCAGGAAGAGCAACGTCTGTCCGATGTAGAGATGTTCAGGATGCAGCTGTGCGCGCCGCTGCTCGCCAAGGCGTTGCACGAAATCGGGGTCGTCCACCACCCGATCCGCGAGGAAGTCGAGGAGTTCTTCGCTGAACGGATCTTCCTGCCGCCGGACATCCCCCGGGTCTTGGCCGACGCATTGACGAGGTACTGGCGCCGAGACTACGAAGCCTGCGCCTACCTGCTCGCGCCGAAGATCGAGACGATGCTTCGCGTCCTCGCCAGGGCGATTGACGAGCCGGTTTACCTGACCCAGCGGAAGAACACTCCGGGGAAGTACGTCGGACTCGGGACTCTGATCTCGACGCTCGGTAAGCACGGCCTGGACGAGTCCTGGGGCAGGTACCTCTCCACACTGCTCGCCGGCCCGACGGGGTGGAATCTGCGGAACGAGCTGGCACACGGGTTCGTCGACGAGGTTTCCGCGCCCATGGCCGCGCTGCTGATCCAGGCGACGCTCTACGTCGCCAACCTCGCCCCGCGCGGACGAGCCGCCGCCGACGCCAGAGGCCGAATAGGCGCACCGCTCGAGGCGTGCATGCAGACCGGCCGCGGCCTGCGCCCCTTCGAGAGCACCGGGCAGCTGGCCACGACTCGCCGCCGCGGAGGCTTGGGAGCCGGCCGGACACAGAGTCGACCGTAG
- a CDS encoding trans-aconitate 2-methyltransferase, with protein sequence MWDPGKYLDYADLRARPFHDLVSRIGATSPRRVVDLGCGPGNLTVSLRDRWPSATLECSDSSPEMVAAARARGLDVSLLDVRDWTPSPDTDVVVSNAVLQWVPDHAALLRRWASGLPAGAWLAVQVPGNFTAPSHVLTRELAASPTWASRLAEVVLREDDAVSSPLEYANLLADAGCEVDAWETTYVQPLRGPSPVLEWITGTALRPIRAALPDDEWAEFRAALAPLLDSAYPPRPDGVTWFEFRRVFFVARVSA encoded by the coding sequence GTGTGGGATCCGGGCAAGTACCTCGACTACGCCGACCTGCGGGCCCGGCCGTTCCACGACCTGGTGTCGCGCATCGGCGCCACGTCCCCGCGGCGCGTGGTGGACCTCGGCTGCGGCCCGGGCAACCTGACGGTGTCCCTGCGTGACCGCTGGCCGTCGGCGACCCTGGAGTGCAGCGACAGTTCACCCGAAATGGTGGCGGCAGCACGCGCCCGCGGCCTCGACGTGAGCCTGCTCGACGTCCGCGATTGGACACCGTCGCCCGACACGGACGTCGTGGTGTCGAACGCCGTCCTGCAGTGGGTGCCGGACCACGCTGCGTTGCTGCGCCGCTGGGCCTCGGGGTTGCCTGCGGGCGCCTGGCTGGCGGTGCAGGTGCCGGGCAATTTCACCGCACCTTCGCACGTGCTGACCCGCGAGCTGGCGGCGTCCCCGACCTGGGCATCCCGCCTGGCGGAGGTGGTGCTGCGCGAGGACGACGCGGTGTCGAGCCCCCTGGAGTACGCGAACCTCCTGGCCGACGCGGGCTGCGAGGTCGACGCCTGGGAGACGACGTACGTGCAGCCGTTGCGCGGCCCGTCCCCGGTGCTGGAGTGGATCACCGGGACGGCGTTGCGCCCGATCCGCGCGGCCCTGCCCGACGATGAGTGGGCGGAGTTCCGCGCGGCTTTGGCACCGCTGTTGGACTCCGCGTACCCGCCCCGACCCGACGGCGTCACGTGGTTCGAGTTCCGCCGGGTGTTCTTCGTGGCCCGAGTCAGCGCTTGA
- the dnaG gene encoding DNA primase — translation MGCVAGRIRESDIAEVRERNRIDEVVGEYVALRRAGGGSLKGLCPFHNEKTPSFNVRPTHGTFHCFGCGEGGDVIKFIQKIDLISFVEAVERLADRVGIRLTYEGGGATIQRDRGSRTRLVEAHRLAQEFYAEQLVTDEARAARDFLSERGFDAAMAKTFGCGYAPGGWDKLTKFLLNRGFEVKELLTAGLSKEGQRGPMDRFHRRLVWPIRDVGNDVVGFGARRLFEDDRISAKYLNTAESPIYKKSQVMFGLDLAKREIAKRHQVVVVEGYTDVMAMHAAGVPTAVASSGTAFGEDHMKVLRRLMMDDDAFRGEVIFTFDGDEAGQKAALKAFEGDQTFAGQTYIAVAPDGMDPCELRLAKGDSAVKDLVARRTPLFEFVIRSTLKNYDLDSVDGQVAALQKTVPMVASIKDRAARDGYASKLAWWVGWQDVAQVVNRVRGSAGATDKRGGAPVRQPARAQAAPAAPTQDVARPAPKDPRFAVQREALKAALQQPAIAGPEYDALPLEAFTHPVYVAVHEAVLKAGGAGSGLTGPALLDAAAPHCPEGTVRRVLSELAVEPLQAKDEVDSRYISSILARLQESLVGRQIAEIKGKLQRLSPVEAPDDYRALFGDLVALEQYKKSLGEQAAAGAWS, via the coding sequence GTGGGCTGCGTGGCAGGACGGATTCGGGAGAGCGACATCGCGGAGGTGCGCGAGCGGAACCGGATCGACGAGGTCGTCGGGGAGTACGTGGCGCTGCGCCGCGCCGGTGGGGGCAGCCTGAAGGGCCTCTGCCCGTTCCACAACGAGAAGACCCCGTCGTTCAACGTCCGCCCGACGCACGGGACCTTCCACTGCTTCGGCTGTGGCGAGGGCGGCGACGTGATCAAGTTCATCCAGAAGATCGACCTGATCTCGTTCGTCGAAGCCGTCGAGCGGCTGGCCGACCGGGTCGGCATCCGGCTCACCTACGAGGGCGGCGGCGCGACGATCCAGCGCGACCGCGGCAGCCGCACCCGGCTGGTCGAGGCCCACCGGCTGGCCCAGGAGTTCTACGCCGAGCAACTGGTCACCGACGAGGCCCGCGCGGCACGCGACTTCCTGTCCGAGCGCGGGTTCGACGCCGCGATGGCGAAGACGTTCGGCTGCGGGTACGCACCCGGCGGCTGGGACAAGCTGACGAAGTTCCTGCTCAACCGCGGGTTCGAGGTCAAGGAGCTCCTCACGGCGGGGCTGTCCAAGGAGGGCCAGCGCGGCCCGATGGACCGGTTCCACCGGCGGCTGGTCTGGCCGATCCGCGACGTCGGCAACGACGTCGTCGGCTTCGGCGCGCGGCGGCTGTTCGAAGACGACCGCATCTCGGCGAAGTACCTCAACACCGCCGAGTCGCCGATCTACAAGAAGTCCCAGGTCATGTTCGGCCTCGACCTGGCCAAGCGCGAGATCGCGAAGCGGCACCAGGTCGTCGTGGTCGAGGGCTACACCGACGTGATGGCGATGCACGCGGCGGGCGTGCCGACGGCCGTGGCGTCGTCGGGCACGGCGTTCGGCGAAGACCACATGAAGGTGCTCCGCCGGCTGATGATGGACGACGACGCCTTCCGCGGCGAAGTCATCTTCACCTTCGACGGCGACGAAGCGGGCCAGAAGGCGGCGCTGAAGGCGTTCGAGGGCGACCAGACGTTCGCCGGCCAGACGTACATCGCGGTCGCGCCGGACGGCATGGACCCCTGCGAACTGCGCCTGGCCAAGGGCGACAGCGCGGTGAAGGACCTGGTCGCGCGGCGGACGCCGCTGTTCGAGTTCGTCATCCGCAGCACGCTCAAGAACTACGACCTCGACTCGGTCGACGGCCAGGTCGCGGCGCTGCAGAAGACCGTGCCGATGGTGGCGTCGATCAAGGACCGCGCGGCCCGCGACGGCTACGCGTCGAAGCTCGCCTGGTGGGTGGGCTGGCAGGACGTCGCGCAGGTGGTCAACCGCGTCCGCGGCTCGGCGGGTGCGACCGACAAGCGCGGCGGCGCCCCCGTCCGGCAGCCGGCGCGGGCCCAGGCGGCCCCGGCGGCGCCCACCCAGGACGTCGCCCGCCCGGCCCCGAAGGACCCGCGGTTCGCCGTGCAGCGCGAGGCGCTCAAGGCGGCGCTGCAGCAGCCCGCGATCGCCGGGCCGGAGTACGACGCGCTGCCGCTGGAAGCCTTCACGCACCCGGTGTACGTGGCCGTCCACGAAGCCGTGCTGAAGGCCGGCGGCGCGGGATCGGGCCTGACCGGGCCGGCGCTGCTGGACGCGGCCGCCCCGCACTGTCCGGAAGGGACGGTCCGGCGGGTGCTGTCGGAGCTGGCCGTGGAACCGTTGCAGGCCAAGGACGAGGTCGACTCCCGGTACATCTCGTCGATCCTCGCGCGGCTGCAGGAGAGCCTGGTCGGGCGGCAGATCGCGGAGATCAAGGGCAAGCTGCAGCGGCTGTCGCCGGTCGAGGCCCCGGACGACTACCGAGCGCTGTTCGGCGACCTCGTCGCGTTGGAGCAGTACAAGAAGTCGCTCGGCGAGCAGGCGGCCGCCGGCGCGTGGAGCTGA
- a CDS encoding sigma-70 family RNA polymerase sigma factor — MASTTTTQDSLAAQFAEHRSHLIGVAYRLTGTRADAEDAVQESWFRLAGLDDAGRAGIRDLRAWLTTVVGRICLDRLKSAAAQRERYVGNWLPEPVVTPFGRPVSEDPLDVAVRDDGLRMAALVVLDKLTPEQRVAFVLHDAFSVPFAEIADALGVSVDAARQYASRGRKALADADPAPRVPLDDQAKVLEKFVVALQAGDVRAMTELLAPDVVLIGDSNGKGRTTRQLIVGADKIARFFIGLTSKYPPGVLTGGTPVLVNGDLGVYLAPQPGEDGFFALDEHVQAMTVRDGKIVAIYDVVNPDKLARITRPGDAPS; from the coding sequence ATGGCCTCCACGACCACCACCCAGGACTCCCTCGCCGCGCAGTTCGCCGAGCACCGCAGTCACCTGATCGGGGTGGCCTACCGGCTGACCGGCACCCGCGCCGACGCCGAGGACGCCGTCCAGGAGTCCTGGTTCCGGCTGGCCGGGCTGGACGACGCCGGCCGGGCGGGGATCCGCGACCTGCGGGCCTGGCTGACCACGGTCGTCGGCCGGATCTGCCTCGACCGGCTCAAGTCGGCCGCCGCGCAGCGGGAGCGCTACGTCGGCAACTGGCTGCCCGAACCGGTCGTCACGCCGTTCGGGCGGCCGGTGAGCGAGGACCCGCTGGACGTCGCCGTCCGCGACGACGGCCTGCGGATGGCCGCGCTGGTCGTCCTCGACAAGCTGACGCCGGAGCAGCGCGTCGCGTTCGTCCTGCACGACGCCTTCTCGGTGCCCTTCGCCGAGATCGCGGACGCGCTCGGCGTCTCGGTCGACGCCGCGCGCCAGTACGCCTCCCGCGGCCGCAAGGCCCTCGCCGACGCCGACCCGGCACCGCGCGTCCCGCTCGACGACCAGGCGAAGGTCCTCGAGAAGTTCGTCGTCGCGCTGCAGGCCGGCGACGTCCGGGCGATGACCGAGCTGCTCGCCCCGGACGTCGTGCTCATCGGCGACTCGAACGGCAAGGGCCGCACCACGCGCCAGCTCATCGTCGGCGCGGACAAGATCGCCCGGTTCTTCATCGGTCTCACGAGCAAGTACCCGCCCGGCGTCCTCACCGGTGGCACGCCGGTGCTCGTCAACGGCGATCTGGGCGTGTACCTCGCGCCGCAGCCGGGCGAGGACGGCTTCTTCGCCCTCGACGAGCACGTGCAGGCGATGACGGTCCGCGACGGGAAGATCGTCGCGATCTACGACGTCGTCAACCCGGACAAGCTGGCCCGGATCACGCGTCCCGGCGACGCACCTTCGTGA
- a CDS encoding carboxymuconolactone decarboxylase family protein → MPRIPAKKTSEAGLFLKLAYRFAGRRFGAVPEPLAVTAHHPGLLRTSVVHELLAERASTKIPANVRELAVYRVATRIGCSWCVDFGTMLQKHDGLDIERLKKIDDYATSPAFSHQERLALAYADAMSGDQVTVTDEQVAELEREFGRAGVLELTYQIALENSRARMNSALGIVDQGFTSGDACRVPLP, encoded by the coding sequence ATGCCGCGCATCCCCGCGAAGAAGACGTCCGAGGCCGGGCTGTTCCTCAAGCTCGCCTACCGGTTCGCCGGCCGCCGCTTCGGCGCCGTGCCCGAGCCGCTGGCCGTCACCGCGCACCACCCCGGGCTGCTGCGGACGTCCGTGGTGCACGAGCTGCTGGCCGAACGCGCGTCGACGAAGATCCCGGCGAACGTGCGCGAGCTCGCCGTCTACCGGGTCGCGACGCGGATCGGCTGCTCCTGGTGCGTCGACTTCGGCACCATGCTGCAGAAGCACGACGGCCTCGACATCGAGCGGCTCAAGAAGATCGACGACTACGCGACCTCGCCCGCCTTCAGCCACCAGGAGCGGCTGGCGCTCGCCTACGCCGACGCGATGTCCGGTGACCAGGTGACCGTGACCGACGAGCAGGTCGCCGAGCTCGAGCGCGAGTTCGGCCGCGCCGGCGTCCTCGAGCTGACCTACCAGATCGCGCTGGAGAACTCCCGCGCCCGGATGAACAGCGCGCTCGGCATCGTCGACCAGGGCTTCACCTCCGGCGACGCGTGCCGGGTCCCGCTCCCGTAG
- a CDS encoding MFS transporter has translation MHASRNLAYAGLLLGMAMAQLDGLVLTAALPSIGADLHARTGLVAVTAAGLLTLTVATPLHGRLGDLYGRRVSFALSVLVFAAGSAWCAAAPGVGSLIAARALQGLGGSGLVVTAMSALGELFDRDELLRRQGWQTAVFAAATLGGPPLGGLLAAGPGWRWIFLVNLPLCVPALVLGLRGLPARPRHATGEFDGRSSVLLVVAGSAVVALGTFDDLARSPLWTPLLVGAAVLTGFLFVRRQRRVPSPLISPKVFADAVLARAVVVNGLAGAALYGTFTYVALVAALRANAAGTGLLLVAMTAGQLALSVSFAALARNHPEMPAWGRFGCLLGTAGLAGVAVAAALDGNPWLLAPGLFAIGAAFAVCTSAYTVLGQTRAQRDLMGVTLGSLTFARQAGGLAGTAVFGWLALATAGGLGAAGLTVVFAAAAAILLVAWLTAPAVTSSGAVSSSS, from the coding sequence ATGCACGCATCTCGGAACCTCGCCTACGCCGGCCTGCTGCTCGGCATGGCCATGGCCCAGCTGGACGGCCTGGTCCTCACCGCGGCCCTGCCCTCGATCGGTGCCGACCTGCACGCGCGCACCGGGCTCGTCGCGGTCACCGCCGCCGGCCTGCTGACCCTGACCGTCGCGACGCCGCTGCACGGCAGGCTCGGTGACCTGTACGGCCGCCGGGTCTCCTTCGCGCTGTCCGTTCTCGTGTTCGCCGCCGGGTCGGCGTGGTGCGCCGCCGCACCCGGCGTCGGGTCGCTGATCGCCGCCCGCGCGCTGCAGGGGCTGGGCGGCAGCGGCCTGGTCGTCACGGCGATGAGCGCGCTCGGCGAGCTGTTCGACCGCGACGAGCTGCTGCGCCGCCAGGGCTGGCAGACGGCCGTCTTCGCGGCCGCCACCCTGGGTGGGCCGCCGCTGGGCGGGCTGCTCGCGGCCGGCCCCGGCTGGCGGTGGATCTTCCTGGTCAACCTGCCCCTTTGCGTGCCGGCCCTGGTCCTCGGCCTGCGCGGCTTGCCCGCCCGGCCCCGGCACGCGACCGGCGAGTTCGACGGCCGGAGCAGCGTCCTGCTGGTGGTGGCGGGGTCGGCCGTGGTCGCGCTCGGCACGTTCGACGACCTCGCTCGCAGTCCACTGTGGACACCGCTGCTGGTGGGCGCCGCCGTGCTCACCGGTTTCCTGTTCGTGCGCAGGCAGCGCCGGGTGCCGAGCCCGCTGATCTCGCCGAAGGTCTTCGCCGACGCCGTCCTGGCGCGCGCGGTGGTGGTCAACGGGCTCGCGGGCGCCGCCCTCTACGGCACCTTCACCTACGTCGCGCTGGTCGCGGCGCTGCGCGCGAACGCGGCAGGCACCGGCTTGCTGCTCGTAGCGATGACCGCCGGCCAGCTCGCGCTGTCGGTTTCCTTCGCCGCGCTGGCTCGGAACCACCCCGAGATGCCGGCGTGGGGCCGGTTCGGCTGCCTGCTCGGCACCGCCGGGCTCGCCGGTGTCGCCGTCGCGGCCGCGCTGGACGGCAACCCCTGGCTCCTCGCGCCCGGGCTGTTCGCGATCGGAGCCGCCTTCGCGGTCTGCACCTCCGCGTACACGGTGCTGGGCCAGACCCGCGCGCAGCGGGACCTGATGGGCGTCACGTTGGGGTCGCTGACCTTCGCCCGGCAGGCCGGCGGGCTGGCCGGGACCGCGGTCTTCGGCTGGCTCGCGCTGGCCACGGCCGGTGGCCTCGGCGCGGCCGGGCTCACCGTCGTGTTCGCCGCCGCGGCCGCGATCCTGCTCGTGGCCTGGCTCACAGCGCCCGCTGTCACGTCTTCGGGAGCCGTCTCGTCCAGCTCGTAG
- a CDS encoding MarR family winged helix-turn-helix transcriptional regulator, translating to MHTSSEGGPALFRLVRHWARQWGPDVVERFGEDSPPSWTVPNLFVIQAVDGTAGAEVTVADVARQLGIDRSVASRMVTEAARAGFVERSTSTRDARRAVLTLTDPAKEFLDAVRAHQRQAFEGLVGHWAEEDRERFAGYLGRLADEVLG from the coding sequence ATGCACACATCAAGCGAGGGTGGCCCGGCCCTGTTCCGCTTGGTCCGGCACTGGGCCCGCCAGTGGGGCCCGGACGTCGTCGAGCGCTTCGGCGAGGACTCCCCGCCGTCGTGGACGGTGCCGAACCTCTTCGTCATCCAGGCGGTCGACGGCACGGCCGGTGCCGAGGTGACGGTCGCGGACGTGGCCCGCCAGCTGGGCATCGACCGCTCGGTGGCCAGCCGGATGGTGACCGAGGCGGCACGGGCGGGCTTCGTCGAGCGCTCGACGTCGACCCGCGACGCCCGCCGCGCGGTGCTGACCCTCACGGACCCGGCGAAGGAGTTCCTCGACGCTGTGCGGGCGCACCAGCGCCAGGCGTTCGAGGGGCTGGTGGGTCACTGGGCGGAAGAAGACCGCGAGCGGTTCGCCGGTTACCTGGGCCGGCTCGCGGACGAGGTCCTCGGCTGA
- a CDS encoding DinB family protein, protein MTTVDEQGRPEPPLDGDEVTTLLGFLDFHRATLAWKCAGLDSAGLRATHPPSSMTLGGLLKHLAYVEDHWFSYVLRGRDRMAPFDAVDWRATPDWDWESAADDTPDQLVGLWEDAVKRSRAALAEADGDLSRRARRALRDGSTPSLRWILVHMVEEYCRHNGHADLIRESIDGSSGE, encoded by the coding sequence GTGACCACTGTGGACGAACAGGGCCGGCCCGAGCCGCCCCTCGACGGCGACGAAGTCACCACGCTGCTGGGTTTCCTGGACTTCCACCGCGCGACCCTGGCCTGGAAGTGCGCCGGGCTGGACAGCGCGGGCCTGCGCGCGACGCACCCGCCGTCCTCGATGACGCTCGGCGGGCTGCTCAAGCACCTGGCCTACGTGGAGGACCACTGGTTCTCGTACGTGCTGCGGGGCCGCGACCGGATGGCGCCGTTCGACGCGGTCGACTGGAGGGCCACGCCGGACTGGGACTGGGAATCCGCCGCGGACGACACCCCGGACCAGCTGGTGGGCCTCTGGGAGGACGCCGTCAAGCGGTCGCGCGCGGCGCTGGCCGAGGCGGACGGCGACCTCTCGCGGCGGGCCCGGCGCGCCCTGCGTGACGGCAGCACGCCGAGCCTGCGCTGGATCCTGGTCCACATGGTCGAGGAGTACTGCCGGCACAACGGCCACGCCGACCTGATCCGCGAGTCGATCGACGGCAGCTCGGGGGAGTAG
- a CDS encoding glycosyl transferase: MSLKSEAVPELVPPAPEPPEGPKRWAWQDSAIAGGFLLFTILLYNGLWFDLKRGYLWNGGADQSQWEWYSTVVAKAVLHFENPFTTDLQNYPLGVNMAANAAMFGLNIPLAPLTLTFGATLTWAIVLTAGLAGTAIGWYWVFSRHLVPNRTAAAIGGAFSGFAPPMISHGNAHPNFVVLFVLPFIALKTIQVARGERPVRNGIVLGLLVAWQILLGEEPLAIFAIAFIVFAVAYLVPRRAEIRGMLAPLGKGIGIGAVVALLITGFPLYWQFFGPQSFHSLLHGSAGNDTAAFTRFATQSIAGAPEAAADVSMNRTEENAFFGWPLIVLMVVLTIWLWRDVVSRALAITMYVMAFLSLGIEITVAHEDTGIPGLWKWLGQLPLLDSLLESRLAMGCIPVVGALLAIATHRVWTAAAEQPEPLDGKQRFPLKMIWIGAVVAVLLPIAPTELVTHQRPLSPPFFADGIWRQYVTPGGSLVPVPLPSTGEAEPLHWQVDAGLGYPMPEGYFVGPTSPDDRRGRYGAVPLPTSDLFAEVERTGQAAQVTEAERTQALADLRAWKASVLVVGPRQHQEALKSTVELLLRKPAEFVGGVWVWDVRPLTASAS, from the coding sequence GTGAGCCTGAAGTCCGAAGCCGTTCCCGAGCTGGTGCCGCCCGCTCCCGAACCGCCGGAAGGCCCGAAGCGCTGGGCTTGGCAGGACTCCGCCATCGCCGGCGGGTTCCTGCTCTTCACGATCCTGCTCTACAACGGGCTGTGGTTCGACCTCAAGCGCGGCTACCTCTGGAACGGCGGCGCCGACCAGAGCCAGTGGGAGTGGTACTCGACGGTCGTCGCGAAGGCCGTCCTGCACTTCGAGAACCCGTTCACCACGGACTTGCAGAACTACCCGCTCGGCGTCAACATGGCGGCGAACGCGGCGATGTTCGGGCTCAACATCCCGCTCGCGCCACTCACGCTGACCTTCGGTGCCACGCTCACCTGGGCGATCGTGCTCACGGCCGGGCTCGCTGGCACCGCGATCGGCTGGTACTGGGTGTTCTCCCGGCACCTGGTGCCCAACCGGACGGCGGCCGCGATCGGCGGCGCGTTCTCCGGCTTCGCGCCGCCGATGATCTCCCACGGCAACGCGCACCCGAACTTCGTCGTGCTGTTCGTGCTGCCGTTCATCGCGCTCAAGACGATCCAGGTCGCGCGCGGCGAACGCCCGGTGCGCAACGGGATCGTGCTCGGGCTGCTCGTCGCCTGGCAGATCCTGCTCGGCGAAGAGCCGCTCGCCATCTTCGCCATCGCCTTCATCGTGTTCGCGGTCGCCTACCTCGTCCCGCGCCGCGCGGAGATCCGCGGCATGCTGGCCCCGCTGGGCAAGGGCATCGGGATCGGCGCGGTCGTCGCCCTGCTGATCACCGGCTTCCCGCTGTACTGGCAGTTCTTCGGCCCGCAGAGCTTCCACTCGCTGCTGCACGGCTCGGCGGGCAACGACACGGCGGCGTTCACGCGCTTCGCGACGCAGTCGATCGCCGGCGCGCCCGAAGCGGCCGCGGACGTGTCGATGAACCGCACCGAGGAGAACGCGTTCTTCGGCTGGCCGCTGATCGTGCTCATGGTGGTGCTGACGATCTGGCTGTGGCGTGACGTCGTTTCGCGGGCGCTCGCCATCACGATGTACGTGATGGCGTTCCTCTCGCTGGGCATCGAGATCACGGTGGCGCACGAGGACACCGGCATCCCCGGGCTGTGGAAGTGGCTGGGCCAGCTGCCGCTGCTCGACTCGCTGCTCGAATCCCGCCTGGCGATGGGCTGCATCCCGGTGGTGGGCGCGTTGCTGGCGATCGCGACGCACCGCGTGTGGACCGCGGCGGCCGAGCAACCGGAACCGCTCGACGGCAAGCAACGGTTCCCGCTGAAGATGATCTGGATCGGCGCGGTGGTCGCGGTGCTGCTGCCGATCGCGCCGACCGAGCTGGTGACGCACCAGCGTCCCCTCTCGCCGCCGTTCTTCGCCGACGGGATCTGGCGCCAGTACGTCACCCCCGGCGGTTCGCTGGTGCCGGTGCCGCTGCCGAGCACCGGGGAGGCCGAGCCGCTGCACTGGCAGGTCGACGCCGGCCTCGGCTACCCGATGCCGGAGGGCTACTTCGTCGGCCCGACCTCGCCGGACGACCGCCGCGGCCGCTACGGCGCCGTCCCGCTGCCGACGTCGGACCTGTTCGCGGAGGTGGAGCGCACCGGGCAGGCGGCGCAGGTCACCGAAGCCGAGCGCACGCAGGCGCTCGCGGACCTGCGGGCCTGGAAGGCGAGCGTGCTCGTGGTCGGGCCGCGGCAGCACCAGGAGGCCCTGAAGTCCACTGTGGAGCTGCTGCTGCGCAAGCCGGCGGAGTTCGTCGGCGGGGTGTGGGTCTGGGACGTCCGCCCGCTGACGGCGTCGGCCTCGTGA